The DNA sequence GGACGCCACCGGCCGCCACGTGCGCGAGCGCGGGGTCGGCTTCGTGTTCCAGCACTACGCGCTGTTCCGGCACATGACGGTGTTCGAGAACGTCGCCTTTGGCCTGAAGGCCCGGCCGCGCAAGCTGCGCCCGCCGGCGGCCGAGATCGCCCAGCGCGTGCAGCGGCTGCTGGAACTGGTGCAGCTCGGCTACGCCGCGGCGCGCTATCCGCACCAGCTTTCAGGCGGCCAGCGCCAGCGGGTAGCGCTGGCGCGGGCGCTGGCCATCGAGCCGCGGGTGCTGCTGCTGGACGAACCGTTTGGCGCGCTCGACGCCAACGTGCGCAAGGAACTGCGCCGCTGGCTGCGCCGCCTGCACGAGGAACTGCACGTGACCAGCGTGTTCGTGACCCACGATCAGGAGGAAGCCATGGAAGTGGCCAGCCGCATCGTGGTCATGAACCGCGGCCGCATCGAGCAGGTCGGCACGCCGGACGAGGTCTACGAACAGCCGGCCACGCCCTTCGTGTCGAGCTTCCTGGGCAGCGTCAACCTGTTCCATGGCCGCCTGCACGACGGCTGGGCGCACATCGGCAACTGGCGCGCGCCGGCGCCGGAACACGCCACCGCCAGCGGAACTGCGGCCGCCTACCTGCGCCCGCACGAGATCGAGCTGTCCACCGACGAGGCCGGCGCGCTGGACGCAGCGGTGGTCTGCGGCGTGCGGGCCATGGGCGCGCTGGTGCGGATTGAACTGGAGCGCGGCGCCGATGCCGGCCTGGTGGAGGTGGAGCTGCCGCGCGAACGCTACGCGCAAAACCCCTACGCGATCGGCGAGCGGCTGTTCCTGCGCGCCCGCCGCGTGCGCCTGTTTGCCCAGGACCCGCACGGCGCCGCGGCCGGCACGGCAGTCGCCGCCGATCGCAGCCTGCCGCCGCCCTGACGGCAGCGCGCCGGCCACCCGAGCGTCAGACTCAAAACCCCAGGCCGAGCTGCCCGCCGGCGGGCGGGCGAAAGTGCTGCGTGGAAAGCGCCGGCGCCTGACCCAGGCCAAGGCGCCGGCTGGCCAGAGTGAAGCGCTGGGCGATCAGCTGTGCCTGCGGGCCGTGCCCGCGCTGGCGTTCGCCAAACTCGCTGCTGGCCAGTTCGCCGCGCCAGCTGGCGCGGATGGCGTTCATCACGTGGCCGGCGCGCAGCGGCTGGTGGTGCGTGAGCCAGTCCTCGAACAAAGCCGCCACCTCGCCCGGCAGGCGCACCAGGGCGAAGCCGGCAAAGCGCGCCCCGGCGCCGTGGGCGGCCTCCAGGATGCGTTCGAGTTCGTGGTCGGTCAGCGCCGGCACGATGGGCGACACCAGCACACCCACCGGCACGCCGGCCTGCGCCAGTCGAGCAATGGCATCCAGGCGCGCCTGCGGTGCCGCGGCGCGTGGCTCCAGCGTGCGGGCCATGTCGGCGTCCAGCGTGGTGACGGACAGGAACACGGTCGCCAGTTCCTGCCGTGCCAGCTCGGCCAGCAGGTCGATGTCCCGGCACACGCGCGCCGACTTGGTGACGATCGCCACCGGGTGGCGGCAGTCCAGCAGCAGTTCCAGCACGCTGCGGGTGATGCGCCAGTTGCGCTCGGCCGGCTGGTAGGGATCGGTGTTGGTGCCCATGGCCAGCACCTGGCAGCGGTAGCCGGGCTTGCGCAGGGCGTCGGCCAGCAGCTGCGCGGCACGCGGCTTGGCCAGGATGCGGGTCTCGAAATCGAGCCCCGGCGACAGGTCCAGATACGCGTGGCTGGGCCGGGCGAAGCAGTAGATGCAGCCGTGCTCGCAGCCGCGGTAGGGATTGAGCGACTGGTTGAACGGCAGGTCCGGCGAGTCGTTGCGGGTGATGACCGAGCGCGTGGCGTCCACGCTGACCACGGTGCGCGGGCCGGTTGCCGGTTCGTCGGCGGGATCGCTTACCCGCGCCTGGCGGGCGTAGCGCGGGGTGGGGTTCTGGCCGGTGCCGCGGCCCTTGGGCGGTGGCGAGGCGGGGTCGTTCACGCCGCCGCTTCCGCCACGGCCTTCTTGATCGCCTGCGTGCGGGCGGCGCGCAGCGCCTCGCGCATGGCCTCGCCGGTCAGGCCGCGCTGCACCAGGGCCGCCACGTCCACGCCGCGCGCGGCCTCGAAGGCCAGTTGCAGCCGCTGTGCCTGCGGGTAGGGCCGCTGCTCGAAGCCGCTGCGGCCGCGGTGATCCGCCTCGCAGGCCAGCAGGAACTGCGCGAAACGCTGCGGCCGGCGCAGGGCGTCGGTGCGTTCCAGCACCTCCAGCAGCGTGCCGGGGCGCAGCTCCAGCGCGCGGTGGGCGTTGCCGTGGTCGCGGGCCACGGCGATCGCCAGTTCCCGATAGGCCACCGGCACTTTCAGGCGCTCGCAGAGCGCTTTCACCAGCGCCACGCTGCGCCCCTCGTGGCCGTGATGAGTCGGCCACTGCTCCGGTGGCGTCGTGCCCTTGCCCAGATCGTGCATCAGGGCGGCGAAGCGCACCTGCGGGTCCGGGCCGAGGCGCGCGGCCTGTTCCAGCACCATCAGCACATGCACGCCGGTGTCGATTTCCGGGTGCGGCTCGGCCGGCTGCGGCACGCCAAATAGGCGGTCGAGCTCCGGCAGCACCCGTGCCAGCGCCCCGCAGTCGCGCAGCACGTCGATGAAGCGCTGCGGATCGGGCTCGCGCAGCGCCCGCTCGAACTCCTGCCACACCCGCTCCGGCACCAGGGCATCGACCTCGCCGGCCTCGACCATGCGCCGCATCAGGTCCGCCGTTTCGTCCGCCACCACGAAGCCCAGACGGTGAAAGCGCGCCGCAAAGCGCGCCACGCGCAGGATGCGCACCGGATCCTCGGCGAATGCCGGCGACACGTGCCGCAGCCGGCGGGCGGCCAGATCGGCCTGGCCGCCGAAAGGATCGATGATGTGCCCGTCCGCATCCTCGGCCATCGCGTTGATGGTCAAGTCGCGCCGCTGCAGGTCCTCCTCCAGCGTCACGTCCGGCGAGAAACTCACTGCAAAGCCGTGATAGCCGCGCCCGGTCTTGCGCTCGGTGCGCGCCAGGGCGTACTCCTCGCCGGTCTGCGGGTGCAGGAACACCGGAAAGTCGGCCCCCACCTGCTTGAAGCCGGCATCGATCAGATCCTGCGGCGTGGCGCCCACCACCACGTAGTCGCGGTCCTGCACCGGCAGGCCGAGCAGGCGGTCGCGCACCGCGCCGCCGACCAGGCAGGTTTGAAACGCCAGCTTCATCGACCCGGCCCGCGCCACATGCCCGTGCGGATGCGCCGCGCGCCGCGCAGCGGGCCGTTATGCCAGTACACCCAGGCGCTGAGCCGGCGACCGGCCAGGCGCACGGCCGCCGGCTCGCGCCGGTACTCGCCGCCGTGCGGTGCCTGTGGATCGCAATCCTCGTAACGGTCGAGCGCGGCCAGTACGCCCGGCCGCGTCAGGCGGTACAGCTCGCCTTGGATACGCTCGCCCGGTCGCCGACTCGGCAGGGCCGCCGGATAGCACCCGCAATCGTGCAGGCGCCCGGTGACCGAGGCCCGCCCCAGGCACACGGCCGCCGGGCGCAGGCGCGGGTGGGCGCGCTGGCCCCGGCGCAGGCTGCCGTATACGAACACAAGCGGCTTGAGCATGATCGCGCGGAAGTTTCGGTGGGTGGTGGTTATTATCAGCGCAGGTTACGCCCGGCCGGATTTGGCGCCGCGACATGCCGGGCGGCCCGTCCAGGCCTTCGCCGCCTTGCCGGCGACCTCAGCCCACCCGCAAAACAGGAACGGCCGACCGCGTTGCCGTCTACCGCGGTCCATCGCGCCCGCTGGTACGCCCGCTGTAAACCGATCAACGACAGGGAGTGCACGCGACTTTGGACCAGGCCACCCACAACAAGATCGTCTCCTTCATCTACCTGCTCTACGACTGCGCCTGCGGCACCGACAGCATGCTCACCACCGACGCGGGCAAGCGCGCGAGCAATCGCCCCTTGCGGGGCCGGGTTTCCCATCCCGAACTTCACACCGTCCACCGCTGGAACTGACTCATGGCCCGCACAGCAACTCCACGTCCGCCAGCAGCGCCAACCTCGGCTTCGAGGCCAAGCTGTGGGCCGCCGCCGACGCGCTGCGCAACAACATGGACGCGGCCGAGTACAAGCACGTCGCAAGGCCAAGCGATGGCGTTCTCGTGGATCGAGACGAGGGAAGTCCGCCCACCAAAGTTGCGTGCCTAGGCCGTACTCAACGCTTCCCAGCATCCAATATCCGAAAGCGTTCTGGACGCCTTACCGAACTACGATGTAATACCCGTTCTGGGGGTCGGCTCGCGAGCAGGTCCGCCAAGAGTTGGCCGCTTGACGTGAGCCGAGTGGGTATCCTGAATGGGCGAACAAGGAGACTCGACCATGCCTGTAGTCAAGCGCGTCGTGTGCCTTGCTAACTCGCGCAAGCTCAACGGCCGCTGCGTCGCCGGCATCGAGCTTTCCGCAGACAAACGCGTCGGCTGGATCCGGCCGGTCAGTGCGCGGGAGCACGAGGAGGTGTCGGAGTACGAGCGCCAGTACGCGGACGGCAGCGACCCGCGGCTGCTCGATCTCATGGACGTGCCCCTGATCACGCCGAAGCCCAAGGACTACCAACAGGAAAACTGGCTCCTGGATCCCGATCACTACTGGCAGCGCGTCGCGCGACTGAAGTGGAGTGACCTCGCCGCACTGGCAGACCCGGTTGGTCGGCTGTGGGTGGACGGGGACAGCACCTATAACGGGCTGAACGATCGCATCGACCTTGCTCAGGCCAGCGGTATCCGGAGTTCGTTGATCCTGATTCGCGTCGATCGCATGACCCTGTCTGTGTTCAAGCCGGGCGAGGCCTTTGGCAACCCCAAGCGGCGCGTGCAGGGTCGTTTCAAGCACGTCGGTGCGGACTATCACCTGTGGGTCACCGACCCGATCTACGAACGGGCATACCTCGCGAAACCGGATGGTGATTACCAGATCGGCGAGAGCTTCCTCACGGTGAGCCTGGGCGAGCCGCACAACGGCTGCTGCTACAAGCTCATCGCCGCCATCATGGAGCAAGCGGGAGGGCCGAAGCCATGACCATCCAGCAACCGATCGTCGTCTTCACCATCGGCCACTCGACGCACCCGCTGGACGCGTTGGTGTCCTTGCTCAACCAGCACGCCGTCACGGCGCTCGCCGACGTGCGCTCGGCGCCCTTCAGCCGTTTCAACCCGCAGTTCAACAAGGACGCACTGGCCCGCAATCTCAAGGCGCGCGGTATCAAGTACGTGTTTCTGGGGCGGGAGCTCGGGGCACGTTCTGACGACCCTTCCTGCTACGAGAGCGGGCGCGTTCAGTACGGACTGCTCGCCCGCACGGAGCTGTTCAAGCAAGGCGTCGGACGGGTGATAAATGGCGCCGGGGAGCACCGCATCGCCCTGATGTGTGCGGAGAAGGAGCCTTTGGAGTGCCATCGCACGCTGTTGGTGGCACGCGCTCTGGACGAACAGGGTGTCGAAGTCGCCCACATCCTCGGCGATGGGCGGCTGGAATCCCATCGTGCTGCGATGGAGCGACTGCTGGATGTCACGGGGTTGCCGCATGAGGACCTCTTTCGCTCGCGGTCGGACCTGATCGCGGAGGCGCTGGCACGGCAGGAGGAGAAGGTGGCGTACGTAGACGAGAGGCTGCTGGCCGAGACGGAGGGAGGAGCGGAATGAAGCTGTTCACCATTGGATTCACGAAGAAGTCCGCGCGCCGGTTCTTCGAGCTGCTTCGGTCTTCGGGCGCGAAGTGCGTCGTGGATGTGCGCCTCAACAACGTCTCCCAGTTGGCGGGCTTCGCCAAAAAGGACGACCTGGCCTACTTCGCCAAGGAAGTCTGTGGAATAGGCTACCTGCACCTGCCCGTACTAGCGCCTACGCAGGAGATGCTGGACCGCTACAAGAAGCAAGGCGGCAACTGGCAGGACTACGAGCGGCAGTTCCTCGATCTGATGCGGCAGCGCCGGATCGAGGAGACCATCTCGAAGGAAGCGGTCGCGGACGGGTGCCTGCTTTGCAGCGAAGACAAGCCCCATCACTGCCACCGCAGACTCGTGGCGGAGTACCTCAAGGATCGTTGGGGCGACGTGGACATCGTCCATCTAACGTAGGCGGCCTAAGCATTGAGCGCCTTCACCGATCCATCGTCGACGACGCTGCCCTCGCCTGGCTCGAAGCGCCGGGCTATCTGAAGCATCGCGGGCAGGCGCTA is a window from the Immundisolibacter sp. genome containing:
- a CDS encoding gamma-glutamylcyclotransferase family protein, yielding MLKPLVFVYGSLRRGQRAHPRLRPAAVCLGRASVTGRLHDCGCYPAALPSRRPGERIQGELYRLTRPGVLAALDRYEDCDPQAPHGGEYRREPAAVRLAGRRLSAWVYWHNGPLRGARRIRTGMWRGPGR
- a CDS encoding DUF488 domain-containing protein, with protein sequence MTIQQPIVVFTIGHSTHPLDALVSLLNQHAVTALADVRSAPFSRFNPQFNKDALARNLKARGIKYVFLGRELGARSDDPSCYESGRVQYGLLARTELFKQGVGRVINGAGEHRIALMCAEKEPLECHRTLLVARALDEQGVEVAHILGDGRLESHRAAMERLLDVTGLPHEDLFRSRSDLIAEALARQEEKVAYVDERLLAETEGGAE
- a CDS encoding DUF488 domain-containing protein, which translates into the protein MKLFTIGFTKKSARRFFELLRSSGAKCVVDVRLNNVSQLAGFAKKDDLAYFAKEVCGIGYLHLPVLAPTQEMLDRYKKQGGNWQDYERQFLDLMRQRRIEETISKEAVADGCLLCSEDKPHHCHRRLVAEYLKDRWGDVDIVHLT
- a CDS encoding multifunctional CCA addition/repair protein — protein: MKLAFQTCLVGGAVRDRLLGLPVQDRDYVVVGATPQDLIDAGFKQVGADFPVFLHPQTGEEYALARTERKTGRGYHGFAVSFSPDVTLEEDLQRRDLTINAMAEDADGHIIDPFGGQADLAARRLRHVSPAFAEDPVRILRVARFAARFHRLGFVVADETADLMRRMVEAGEVDALVPERVWQEFERALREPDPQRFIDVLRDCGALARVLPELDRLFGVPQPAEPHPEIDTGVHVLMVLEQAARLGPDPQVRFAALMHDLGKGTTPPEQWPTHHGHEGRSVALVKALCERLKVPVAYRELAIAVARDHGNAHRALELRPGTLLEVLERTDALRRPQRFAQFLLACEADHRGRSGFEQRPYPQAQRLQLAFEAARGVDVAALVQRGLTGEAMREALRAARTQAIKKAVAEAAA
- a CDS encoding sulfate ABC transporter ATP-binding protein, with the protein product MSIVIDQVSKRFGTFQALDDLSLHIPTGELVALLGPSGCGKTTLLRIIAGLEQADAGRIEFHGEDATGRHVRERGVGFVFQHYALFRHMTVFENVAFGLKARPRKLRPPAAEIAQRVQRLLELVQLGYAAARYPHQLSGGQRQRVALARALAIEPRVLLLDEPFGALDANVRKELRRWLRRLHEELHVTSVFVTHDQEEAMEVASRIVVMNRGRIEQVGTPDEVYEQPATPFVSSFLGSVNLFHGRLHDGWAHIGNWRAPAPEHATASGTAAAYLRPHEIELSTDEAGALDAAVVCGVRAMGALVRIELERGADAGLVEVELPRERYAQNPYAIGERLFLRARRVRLFAQDPHGAAAGTAVAADRSLPPP
- a CDS encoding PA0069 family radical SAM protein: MNDPASPPPKGRGTGQNPTPRYARQARVSDPADEPATGPRTVVSVDATRSVITRNDSPDLPFNQSLNPYRGCEHGCIYCFARPSHAYLDLSPGLDFETRILAKPRAAQLLADALRKPGYRCQVLAMGTNTDPYQPAERNWRITRSVLELLLDCRHPVAIVTKSARVCRDIDLLAELARQELATVFLSVTTLDADMARTLEPRAAAPQARLDAIARLAQAGVPVGVLVSPIVPALTDHELERILEAAHGAGARFAGFALVRLPGEVAALFEDWLTHHQPLRAGHVMNAIRASWRGELASSEFGERQRGHGPQAQLIAQRFTLASRRLGLGQAPALSTQHFRPPAGGQLGLGF